The Buchnera aphidicola (Cinara cf. splendens/pseudotsugae 3390) sequence TATAAAAATGACATTTTAAAACATTTAAATATTTATTCAAAAAAGATTATTCAAATATCTAAAAATATTTATATATATAACTTTACTTACTAAAAAAGAAAAAAAATGTTTACTAATGAAAAAATTAGCGAAATCTTAAAACAAGCTAAAAATATGCAAAAAAAAATAGAAAAAATACAGAAAGACATTAATATGTCTAATGTTACAGGAAAATCTGGTATTGATTTAGTTTCCGTAATTATGAACGGAAACTATGCCTGTAAATCAGTAATTATCAGTGATGAATTGTGGAACGAAAAAAATAAAACATTACTACAAGATTTGATCACTTCAGCAATTAATGATGCTGTTAAAAAAATAAAAAAAATACAACAAAGAAAACTACTATTAAATTCTGAATTTATAAATCCAAATAATAAATCAAATAAATAATGTTTTTATATGACAAAAATCAGTTATAATATATAGTTATAAATACCTTAATAATAATTTTAAATTTATATTAAAAAATATGGAATTTACATATGAAAAATAAAAATAAAAAAGTACATGTTTTTAAGTCAGAAGTAAAAGAATTATTACATCTTATGATTCATTCTTTGTATTCAAATAAAGAAATTTTTTTAAGAGAACTAATTTCTAATTCTTCTGATGCAATAGAAAAATTGAGATTTGAAAAATTATATAATCCGGAAAAATACACAAAAAAAGTATATGTACCTAAAATACAAATATCAATAAAAAAAACAGAAAACCAAATCGTTATTTCAGATAACGGAATTGGAATGACAGAAAAAGAAGTAATAAATAATTTAGG is a genomic window containing:
- a CDS encoding YbaB/EbfC family nucleoid-associated protein, coding for MFTNEKISEILKQAKNMQKKIEKIQKDINMSNVTGKSGIDLVSVIMNGNYACKSVIISDELWNEKNKTLLQDLITSAINDAVKKIKKIQQRKLLLNSEFINPNNKSNK